The sequence GTCGAGACGGCTCGAAAGAGAGGCTTCACTTCGGTGGCCATGTCGAAAAGTAGAGATTAGATGCCggggaagaggaaaatgGAACAGATGAGAACAACTCTTATAATCGGtaaaaaggttaaaaaatGAGAAAACAGCACAAGACACGATAACTCGCTCAAAAGCACCCTTTTTGAGTGCCCTTGCCAACTAGAATACAATGGCTACCTCAGACATAAACTCCGACCGCACAGAACATATAAACGGTTCCAAAGCTGTTGCTTGTTAGTACTCAATTGACAATTGATGAATATCATGGGGCCGCATACGCAATTGCTAGAGAAGCTGGCACTCCAAGTGCAATGACGCTGACCAATGAACGATCTATCACGGCCGATAATTAGACATGTATCTCAGTTTTTTGGGTCTTCAAACAACTTACTTAGTGCAAAGACACCAGTAATTGCCAGACTCAGTGTGAGAAGAACAAATGCGATGATGAATTGGCTTTCCTTGCCAACAGCAGGGAGGAATGgactgccagcagcagcttgccagACTTGATGCAATGAGGAATCCATGTGCTGTACGTTGGAGAACGAGGGATTGAGGTTCCGGGCTGCTTCTCACGAATGATTGCAGAGAGGAACTTGATGCAATTGGGCCTCGTTGGAGTACTGCTGTCAGCTAATCGCGCCGTGGTTGCGAGACTGATGGAGCTTGAGAGAGCTTGTCCAATGCACGCAGCTGTTCGTGTTTGATATCTGGCCGAATGCCAAAGGGGTTTAGCGGCACCAGCCTGGGCGGGGATGAGGTAAGCAGGATATGGGGTACCATGTTATTGAGTACCTAGAGATATACGGCAGCCAATATTTAAAGAGGAGTGAGAGCGCTGTGATGCAGTGTCAAATCTGTTGTGACTGAACTAATCTAATGCTGATaattcttctattttttcaCCCATTATAATAACCCTA comes from Trichoderma asperellum chromosome 3, complete sequence and encodes:
- a CDS encoding uncharacterized protein (EggNog:ENOG41~TransMembrane:2 (o27-46i53-78o)), with protein sequence MDSSLHQVWQAAAGSPFLPAVGKESQFIIAFVLLTLSLAITGVFALNRSLVSVIALGVPASLAIAFGTVYMFCAVGVYV